The genomic interval GTTTGATGTTAATGGGTATTTTTATCTGTTATATGTGGTAGACAGGCATCATTTACTGTATTATGGTACACAGTATTACTCACCTACTACCAACGTTTATTTTAATGCTACCATCGGCAGGCTTACCCGTTATACAGCTACGAAAAATGGAACTGGCGATTATGTAGTAAATACTGCCAGCCGGAAAATTTTACTGGGTGAAAGCATATCTACAGGTATTCCTAATTTATCTACCTTGCATGGAGCGGGTAGCCTGGTATTTGGTACAGATGGTACCTTGCTTATTTCGGCAGGTGATGGCGGGCATGCAGCAACGGATTCAGATGTAGGAAATGCAGCTTATGCAACCACTGCCTTAAATAATGGTATTATTCCTCCTCAACAAAATGTAGGTGCTTACCGGGCGCAACAACTCGAGTCTTTAAATGGCAAGATTTTACGGGTTGATCCTGAAACCGGTAATGGGGTGCCAAGTAATCCTTTTTATAATGCATCTGCTCCCAGGTCGGCCCGTTCAAGGGTATGGGCTTTAGGTTTCAGAAATCCTTTCCGTATCTCGCTTATGCCGGGAAGTGGAAGTACGAATCCTGCAGATGGGAAACCTGGTATACTCTATGTAGGCGATGTAGGAATGAACCGGTGGGAAGAATTGAATATTGTTACCGATGCAGGACAGAATTTTGGCTGGCCGCATTTTGAAGGAATGACTTTAAATGAAGGCGTGAATGGAGATCTTTCCTTTTCTGATAAAAATGTAGAAAATCCCTATGCTCCCAACCCCTTATATGGTGTAAATGGTTGTACACAAAGGTATTTTAAATTTGGTGATTTACTAAAGCAAGCACAAATCGATCACTCACCAGCTTTTCCCAATCCATGTAATCCTGCACAAAGTGTTCCTGCCAGCATCAATACTTTTATGCATACCAGGCCGACTATAGACTGGCGGCATGTATCCGGACCGTCACGAGCAGGTATTTATACTGCAGATGGGCAAGCATCCGTCGTAAATATTGGTGCCGTAAATTCACCGATAGCCGGGCCGCAGTTTGGCGGTAGTTCTTCGGTGGCAGGGGCATTCTATAGCCGGGATGATTTTCCTGCAGAGTATATCAATAGTTATTTTCATGGAGATTATGCAAGCGGATGGATAAAAAATATGGTGTTGGATGAACATAATAAGCCAGTGGCTGTGAAAAACTTTATTAACACCGGAGCAATTGTGGTTTGTATGGCTACCCATCCGAACCTGGAAGGACTTTATTATATTAATTATCAAACTGAGGTTAGGAAAGTTTATTATTCCGTTAATTTGCCTCCTCTTGTAGAAGCTTCGGTTAATAAAACTTTTGGTACCGGCCCGCTTGTAGTACAGTTTACAGGAAGTAATTCTTCAGATCCGGAAGGGTCTGCGTTAACCTACGAATGGAATTTCGGAGATGGTACCGCGCTAAGTACGCTGGCTAATCCGGCTCATACATATAATGCCCCAGCTGGTGTGCCTACCCGTTATAATGTAACCCTGAAAGTGAAAGATGCCAGCGGAGCAACTACAACCAATACTTTGTTATTCGTTTCAGTTAATAATACACCTCCTATAGTTAACATTACTTCTCCTGCTGAAGGAACCAAGTATTCGCTTGCCTCCGAAACCGATTATATATTAAAAGCAACAGTAACAGATGCACAACATAGTGGCACTGGTCTCACGTATCAATGGCAGACCACTCTTCATCATGAGAACCATATCCATCCTGGTCCTATTGTTACACAAATCCAGCCTACGACTACAATTTCCCCGGAAGGTTGTAATGGAGAAACTTTCTTTTATACCATTACCCTTACAGTAATTGATGCCGCAGGATTATCAGGTACGGATGAAATAATTTTACTGCCAGACTGTAATCCAACGCCAGTAATAGTTAATAATATAACGAATCTGGCAGCTACAGCTTTAGATGCACAGGTAAGAGTAAACTGGACAAATCCTGCTAGCTTAGACCAGATTATGATTGTAGCCAAAGCAGGCACAGGCATTACTGCTTCGCCTGTAGGAGATGGTTCAGCGTATGTAGCCAGCACTAATTTCAGTAATGGGGGGACCAGCTTTGACGGAGGAAAAGTAGTTTATAAAGGTACGGCCAGTCCACAGACCATTACCGGATTAACCAATAATACGTTATATTATTTTAAAGTATTTACTAGATCAGGTACCAATTGGTCGGATGGGATACAGACCAGCTCCACCCCTGTGGCACCAACCGTAACTGTAAGTAATGTAACCAACCTTGCCGCCACAGCTTTAGATACACAAGTGAGATTAAATTGGACAAACCCTGCTAATCTGGATCAGATCATGATTGTAGCTAAAGCAGGCGCTTCTATTACTGCTACACCTACTGGAGACGGATCTGCTTATATAGCCAGCACTAACTTCACCAATGGAGGCAGTAGTTTTGATGGAGGGAAGGTAGTTTACAAAGGCACGGCTAGTCCGCAAACAATTACAGGGTTAACTAATAATACGCTGTATTACTTCAAAGTATTTACAAGAATAGGTACGACCTGGTCCACAGGGATACAAACAAGTGCTACACCTTTTGTACAATCAGTTACAGTAAGTAATGTAACGAACTTGGCAACTACGGCTTTAGATGCACAAGTGAGGGTAAACTGGACAAATCCTGCTAGCTTAGACCAGATTATGATTGTAGCCAAAGCAGGCACAGGCATTACTGCTTCGCCTGTAGGAGATGGTTCAGCGTATGTAGCCAGCACTAATTTCAGTAATGGGGGGACCAGCTTCGATGGAGGAAAAGTAGTTTACAAAGGCACGGCTAGTCCACAGACCATTACCGGATTAACCAATAATACGCTGTATTACTTCAAAGTATTTACAAGAATAGGTACGACCTGGTCCACAGGGATACAAACAAGTGCTACACCTTTTGTATCCACTACAACCCTGCCAGCTCCCTGGAAAAACGCAGATGTAGGTGCAGTTGGATTAGCTGGCAGCGCTGGTTATAGCAATGGCACTTTTACTGTAAAAGGAGCCGGTTATGACTTCTGGACAGCGCCTGATAATTTCCACTTTGTTTACCAGCCTATCTCAGGAAATACCACGGTTATTGCCCGTATTGCCAGCATTCAGAATACGGACCCAAATGCCAAAGCCGGCATTATGATTCGTGAAAATTTAACAGCAAATGCTTCTTTTGCAGCTACTGTGGTACACCCGAGCGGTAGATTACTTATGTCTAGGCAAGGAACAGGTACACCCAAGTATGTTTATAAAACAGGCAGTGCGCCGGTATGGGTCAAGCTGGTGAGAAGTGGCAATACTTTTACTTCTTCTTATTCTACCACCGGTACCACCTGGACAACTATTGGTACAGTGACTATTACGATGGGTACAACGGTATATGTAGGCATGGCGGTTACTTCCCATAAAACCACTGTACTTAACACCTCTACTTTTACCAATGTAAGTGTAACCGGGCAACCGGCAGCTACAGCAAGAAAAGATTATGCACCCGAAAATGTGGAACAAAAACTATCTGTTACTATTCACCCGAATCCTAATAGTGGAGATAAAATAATGGTAGATATAGCAGGTTTTATACCCAGGGAAAAAGCAGGTGTTTCTCTACAGAATGTGTCCGGGCAAATTGTAGATACCAGCAATGGTACAGCGGATGAAGAAGGCAATCTGCATCTTACGCTTACGCCTCCCATTCCGTTAAGAGCAGGAGTATATATTATTCAGATTCGATCCGCTACAAGTGTCATCCATGAAAAAGTAGTGGTTCAATAGTGTTACACTACTAAATAACAAATCCGGATGTTGCTATTCCTGGTATAACAGGTTAGGACAACATCCGGATTTATACTTTTTAATTGCGCAATTTTCTAATCCGGACTCCGGATAATCACTCATTTACTACGCTTGCCTACACCGCTGGTTCCTGCTGGCTCAGGCAATGAAAACTGCCGAGGCCCCATATAATATCGGTAGAATCCAGCCCAATTACTTTTCTGTCCGGGAAACATTTGGAGAGAATTTCTAAGGCAACCTGGTCGTTTTTATCCCGGAAGGTGGGCATCACCACTGCCGCATTACTGATATAGAAATTGGCATAAGAAGCCGGCAGAATCTGGTCTTCGTAGATAACAGGGGTTGGCAAAGGCAATTCTACTATATTGAGCTGTTTACCGTTGAGCAGCCGCATTTTGCTCAGTTCTTTCAGGTTATCCTGTAAAATCTGGTAGTTTTCGTCGCTTTTATTGGTTTCTACTACCGTTACTACTGTATCGGAATTTACAAACCTGGTAATATCATCAATGTGTCCATCGGTATCATCGCCAATAATGCCTTCGCCCAGCCACAGTATCTGCTGAACGCCATAAAAATCATGCAAATATTGTTCGATCTGTGCCTGGTTCAGGTGCGGATTCCGGTTAGGATTGAGCAGGCAAGCAGTAGTGGTAAGTAGGGTGCCTTGTCCGTTAAAATCTACCGAACCTCCTTCCATCACAATACCCGGATGATAGACCGGAATCTGATAGTTTTTGGCGATTAATGTTGGAATAACATCGTCCAGGTCATAAGGCGGATATTTATTTCCCCAGGCATTATAACCCCAGTCAACCACCATTTTTTTAATATCCGCTTTTGGATTGATCAGGAAAGCAGGCCCATGATCGCGGCACCAGGCATCGTTGGTGGGATGCAGAAAAAAGCTGACTTTATTCACATCCACTTCCTGTTCATGCAGATACGAAAGTGCCTGCGCTTGCATGGCTGCGTCGCCTACATTGATGCACACCTGTTCACCGGCCGCCACTTCTTTTACAAAATGGCTGTAAATAGAAAAAATACTGTCTAACTTACCGGGCCAGGAAGCTTCTTTATGCGGCCAGCTCAGCCAGGTAGCACTATGTTTTGCCCATTCAGCCGGGAAATAATAGCCCAGAGCGGCAGGAGTATCGGGAGTATATTGGGTCATGGAAGTTCGTTGTTGGTTATTCGCTATTAGTTGTTCGTTTTCGAACAACTAATAGCGAATAACTAAATTAATTTTCTTCGTCAATAAAACGTTTGGTAATGGGCTGGTAAGAATCTATCCGGCGGTCACGCAGGAAAGGCCAGTGTGTACGGTAGCTATCGGTTTTGTTCAGGTCAATATCCTGTACATGCACTTCTTCCTGGTCATGGGAAGCTTTGTATAGCAGCTTGCCGAATGGATTGGCAACAAACGAACCACCCCAGAATTTCATCGGGCCTTCGTCGCCTACCCGGTTTACAGAAACCACATGAATGCCATTGGCTACCGCATGTGAACGCTGAATGGTTTGCCAGGCATTATACTGCTCGGTATTAGTGTCTACCTCCTGGCTCGAAGCCCATCCGATAGCAGTAGGATAAAACAGGATTTCTGCATCCATCAGCGCCGTAATTCTGGCTGCTTCCGGATACCACTGGTCCCAGCAGATGAGTACGCCGATCCTGGCAAATTTAGTCTGGAATACTTTATAGCCTAGATCGCCAGGCGTAAAGTAGAATTTTTCGTAATAGCCCGGATCATCGGGAATGTGCATTTTGCG from Rhodocytophaga rosea carries:
- a CDS encoding PQQ-dependent sugar dehydrogenase; amino-acid sequence: MHFFQSRGKENLLQLIAKKAQGYSLALWMSLCIAFFLIPLQKTNAQAPPAGFTTQTVVSGLNQAVGLTFSKDGNYMFVWEKGGKAWVVRNGVKTLLIDISEEVGNWGDLGMLGFALHPQFDVNGYFYLLYVVDRHHLLYYGTQYYSPTTNVYFNATIGRLTRYTATKNGTGDYVVNTASRKILLGESISTGIPNLSTLHGAGSLVFGTDGTLLISAGDGGHAATDSDVGNAAYATTALNNGIIPPQQNVGAYRAQQLESLNGKILRVDPETGNGVPSNPFYNASAPRSARSRVWALGFRNPFRISLMPGSGSTNPADGKPGILYVGDVGMNRWEELNIVTDAGQNFGWPHFEGMTLNEGVNGDLSFSDKNVENPYAPNPLYGVNGCTQRYFKFGDLLKQAQIDHSPAFPNPCNPAQSVPASINTFMHTRPTIDWRHVSGPSRAGIYTADGQASVVNIGAVNSPIAGPQFGGSSSVAGAFYSRDDFPAEYINSYFHGDYASGWIKNMVLDEHNKPVAVKNFINTGAIVVCMATHPNLEGLYYINYQTEVRKVYYSVNLPPLVEASVNKTFGTGPLVVQFTGSNSSDPEGSALTYEWNFGDGTALSTLANPAHTYNAPAGVPTRYNVTLKVKDASGATTTNTLLFVSVNNTPPIVNITSPAEGTKYSLASETDYILKATVTDAQHSGTGLTYQWQTTLHHENHIHPGPIVTQIQPTTTISPEGCNGETFFYTITLTVIDAAGLSGTDEIILLPDCNPTPVIVNNITNLAATALDAQVRVNWTNPASLDQIMIVAKAGTGITASPVGDGSAYVASTNFSNGGTSFDGGKVVYKGTASPQTITGLTNNTLYYFKVFTRSGTNWSDGIQTSSTPVAPTVTVSNVTNLAATALDTQVRLNWTNPANLDQIMIVAKAGASITATPTGDGSAYIASTNFTNGGSSFDGGKVVYKGTASPQTITGLTNNTLYYFKVFTRIGTTWSTGIQTSATPFVQSVTVSNVTNLATTALDAQVRVNWTNPASLDQIMIVAKAGTGITASPVGDGSAYVASTNFSNGGTSFDGGKVVYKGTASPQTITGLTNNTLYYFKVFTRIGTTWSTGIQTSATPFVSTTTLPAPWKNADVGAVGLAGSAGYSNGTFTVKGAGYDFWTAPDNFHFVYQPISGNTTVIARIASIQNTDPNAKAGIMIRENLTANASFAATVVHPSGRLLMSRQGTGTPKYVYKTGSAPVWVKLVRSGNTFTSSYSTTGTTWTTIGTVTITMGTTVYVGMAVTSHKTTVLNTSTFTNVSVTGQPAATARKDYAPENVEQKLSVTIHPNPNSGDKIMVDIAGFIPREKAGVSLQNVSGQIVDTSNGTADEEGNLHLTLTPPIPLRAGVYIIQIRSATSVIHEKVVVQ
- a CDS encoding agmatine deiminase family protein; the protein is MTQYTPDTPAALGYYFPAEWAKHSATWLSWPHKEASWPGKLDSIFSIYSHFVKEVAAGEQVCINVGDAAMQAQALSYLHEQEVDVNKVSFFLHPTNDAWCRDHGPAFLINPKADIKKMVVDWGYNAWGNKYPPYDLDDVIPTLIAKNYQIPVYHPGIVMEGGSVDFNGQGTLLTTTACLLNPNRNPHLNQAQIEQYLHDFYGVQQILWLGEGIIGDDTDGHIDDITRFVNSDTVVTVVETNKSDENYQILQDNLKELSKMRLLNGKQLNIVELPLPTPVIYEDQILPASYANFYISNAAVVMPTFRDKNDQVALEILSKCFPDRKVIGLDSTDIIWGLGSFHCLSQQEPAV
- a CDS encoding carbon-nitrogen hydrolase; protein product: MSCTKEPKENLQKAIGKVREAAAKGAQIICLQELFTSLYFCDVEDYENFKLAEPIPGPSTEALSAVAAELGVVIIASLFEKRTNGIYHNTTAVLDADGKYLGKYRKMHIPDDPGYYEKFYFTPGDLGYKVFQTKFARIGVLICWDQWYPEAARITALMDAEILFYPTAIGWASSQEVDTNTEQYNAWQTIQRSHAVANGIHVVSVNRVGDEGPMKFWGGSFVANPFGKLLYKASHDQEEVHVQDIDLNKTDSYRTHWPFLRDRRIDSYQPITKRFIDEEN